A genome region from Sphingorhabdus sp. SMR4y includes the following:
- a CDS encoding ParA family protein, translating to MRVLAMASQKGGSGKTTLSGHLAVQAQLAGAGPVVLIDIDPQGSLADWWNEREAELPAFAQTTVSRLAADLAILRQQGFKLAVIDTPPAITMAIQSVISVAELIVIPTRPSPHDLRAVGATVDLCERAGKPLIFVVNGATPKAKITSEAAVALSQHGTVAPITIHHRTDFAGSMIDGRTVMEVDPKSRSAQEVVHLWSYISDRLEKNFRRTIFSAPAMAQNVNPGIQRAGGNFGRRVVGS from the coding sequence GTGCGAGTTCTAGCAATGGCTTCGCAAAAGGGCGGTTCCGGCAAGACGACATTGTCGGGCCATCTGGCTGTGCAGGCACAACTGGCCGGGGCGGGGCCCGTCGTACTGATTGACATCGATCCGCAGGGATCGCTGGCCGATTGGTGGAACGAGCGGGAAGCCGAACTACCGGCTTTCGCGCAAACCACGGTTTCGCGCCTCGCTGCGGATCTGGCGATATTGCGTCAGCAAGGCTTTAAACTGGCTGTCATCGATACGCCACCGGCGATCACCATGGCGATCCAGAGCGTGATTTCGGTTGCCGAACTGATCGTCATTCCGACACGCCCCAGTCCGCACGATCTCAGGGCCGTTGGTGCCACCGTCGATCTCTGCGAACGGGCGGGCAAACCCCTGATCTTCGTGGTCAATGGTGCGACTCCGAAAGCGAAGATCACCTCCGAAGCGGCGGTTGCACTGTCACAGCACGGCACTGTCGCGCCGATAACCATTCACCACCGCACCGATTTTGCCGGTTCGATGATCGATGGCCGGACCGTGATGGAAGTCGATCCGAAGAGCCGCTCGGCCCAGGAAGTCGTCCATCTCTGGTCCTATATTTCCGACCGGCTGGAGAAAAATTTCCGCCGGACAATTTTCAGCGCACCCGCAATGGCACAAAATGTCAATCCGGGCATCCAGCGGGCGGGCGGCAATTTTGGCCGCCGCGTTGTTGGTTCGTGA
- a CDS encoding SPOR domain-containing protein → MNKAHHYMAPLLGLALTLSATPALADVKDGVDAWGRGDFQTAINEWRGPAERGDADAQFNMGQAYKLGRGVPQDLAQAEKWYKRAADQGHLQANDNYGLVLFQANRRSEALPYLQASAQRGEPRAQYVLGTGHFNGDFVEKDWIRAYALMTRASAQELPQATSNLAQMDRFIPVEDRRRAVELAGQMEQDEKRIRTAQIGGFRPAQTPGAVQTAQLPPSRPALPDPAPAPGPITPGVTYAPSPQPAPAAPVATAAPVRAAARGDWRVQLGAFSDENKAKTLWTRLEGRVSALAGLQPYLVRAGGITRLQAGPFATRAQADSMCGQVKASGNDCIVKRR, encoded by the coding sequence ATGAACAAGGCCCATCACTATATGGCTCCACTGTTAGGCCTGGCGCTGACCTTGAGTGCAACACCGGCCTTGGCGGATGTGAAGGACGGCGTCGATGCGTGGGGGCGCGGTGATTTTCAAACCGCGATCAACGAATGGCGCGGTCCTGCAGAGCGGGGCGATGCCGATGCCCAGTTCAATATGGGACAGGCCTACAAGCTCGGCCGCGGTGTACCGCAGGATCTCGCACAAGCCGAAAAATGGTACAAGAGAGCCGCCGATCAGGGCCATTTGCAGGCCAATGACAATTATGGCCTGGTGCTGTTTCAGGCCAATCGCCGCAGTGAAGCCCTCCCCTATTTGCAGGCTTCCGCACAGCGCGGCGAACCCCGCGCCCAATATGTTCTCGGGACCGGTCACTTCAACGGCGACTTTGTCGAGAAGGACTGGATCAGGGCCTATGCGCTGATGACACGTGCATCGGCACAGGAACTGCCACAGGCGACCTCCAATCTGGCACAGATGGACCGATTCATCCCGGTGGAGGACCGGCGCCGCGCGGTCGAACTGGCCGGCCAGATGGAACAGGATGAAAAGCGCATCAGAACCGCGCAGATCGGCGGTTTTCGTCCGGCACAGACCCCCGGTGCAGTGCAAACGGCCCAATTGCCGCCTTCGCGACCGGCACTCCCCGATCCCGCACCAGCACCCGGCCCGATCACGCCCGGCGTGACTTATGCTCCTTCCCCGCAACCGGCGCCGGCCGCCCCTGTGGCGACAGCAGCGCCCGTGCGCGCGGCCGCAAGGGGCGACTGGCGTGTACAGCTCGGAGCGTTCAGCGACGAGAACAAGGCGAAAACCCTCTGGACCAGGCTTGAAGGCCGTGTTTCGGCGCTTGCTGGACTACAGCCCTATCTGGTCAGAGCGGGTGGTATTACACGCTTGCAGGCGGGGCCTTTTGCGACCCGTGCGCAAGCCGATTCCATGTGCGGCCAAGTCAAGGCGTCCGGCAACGACTGTATCGTCAAACGGCGCTGA
- the serB gene encoding phosphoserine phosphatase SerB, whose translation MFIATLIAKESLNERDIQSAIASLGQAGAIVTRQSDLIDGRVVDIFFEGEPGPARACLEAIGNDIDIAVQPEADRLKKLLISDMDSTMITVECIDELADYAGIKSEIAAITERAMQGELDFEEALRGRVALLKGLETAAIQLCLDERVRIMPGAETLVRTMAQAGGTTILVSGGFTKFAKPVAQSIGFESFHANVLGESAGLLTGRLDGPIVDSARKDQLLQSAAQEGGLSLDSCLAVGDGANDIPMLQRAGLGVAYHAKPKAAQAADVAIKYNDLTALLYIQGISADQWVTP comes from the coding sequence ATGTTCATCGCCACGCTCATAGCAAAAGAATCCCTGAATGAGAGAGATATTCAATCGGCGATTGCCAGCCTTGGTCAGGCCGGAGCCATTGTCACGCGTCAGTCCGATCTGATCGACGGGCGGGTTGTAGACATTTTCTTCGAGGGCGAACCCGGTCCGGCGCGCGCCTGTCTGGAAGCGATTGGAAATGATATCGACATTGCCGTCCAGCCGGAAGCGGATCGGTTGAAGAAGCTGCTGATCTCGGACATGGACAGCACCATGATCACGGTCGAATGTATCGACGAACTGGCCGATTATGCCGGCATCAAGTCCGAAATCGCAGCGATTACCGAACGCGCAATGCAGGGCGAGCTCGATTTCGAAGAGGCGCTCCGCGGCCGGGTGGCGCTGCTAAAAGGGCTCGAGACTGCCGCTATCCAGCTCTGTCTGGATGAGCGGGTCAGGATCATGCCCGGTGCGGAAACGCTGGTGAGAACCATGGCGCAGGCAGGGGGGACCACCATTCTGGTGTCAGGCGGATTCACAAAATTTGCCAAACCCGTGGCGCAATCCATTGGATTTGAATCCTTTCATGCCAATGTGCTGGGCGAATCCGCCGGTCTGCTCACCGGCCGGCTCGACGGACCGATTGTCGATTCGGCCCGCAAGGACCAGTTGCTGCAATCCGCCGCGCAGGAAGGCGGGCTATCGCTCGATTCCTGTCTGGCCGTCGGTGACGGAGCCAATGATATCCCTATGCTGCAAAGGGCGGGGCTTGGCGTTGCCTATCACGCCAAGCCAAAGGCTGCGCAGGCCGCAGATGTCGCGATCAAATATAATGATCTGACCGCGCTCTTGTATATTCAGGGCATTTCCGCGGACCAGTGGGTCACCCCGTAG
- the miaA gene encoding tRNA (adenosine(37)-N6)-dimethylallyltransferase MiaA, producing MNMISPKQDQNVVLVVGPTASGKSALALDIAKKQPSVIINADSAQVYRDLTILSARPTEEEMEGIDHRLFGYIDGMEACSAARWASDAKTAIAAAHDRDLLPILVGGTGLYVRTLLEGIAPIPEIQPQIRQEIREMERLEAYHSLQQMDPLSAERLHATDTTRIQRALEVVRSTGKPLDHWHKHKTGGIGGRITLHPLILLPPREWLYERCDRRFDEMIERGAREEVEQLLVRDIPANLPVMRAIGVAEIAAWIAGDIDQADAVEQAQTATRRYAKRQYTWFRNQSPTEWGRLETVDNINSDHIFDIILRN from the coding sequence ATGAACATGATTTCTCCGAAACAGGACCAGAATGTTGTGCTGGTCGTAGGTCCCACGGCCAGCGGCAAATCCGCCTTGGCACTGGACATTGCCAAAAAGCAACCCTCGGTAATCATCAATGCCGACAGCGCCCAGGTCTACCGCGATCTCACGATATTGAGCGCGCGCCCGACCGAGGAGGAAATGGAGGGCATCGATCACCGTCTATTCGGCTATATCGACGGCATGGAGGCCTGCTCTGCTGCGCGCTGGGCCAGTGACGCCAAGACGGCAATCGCAGCGGCCCATGACCGCGATCTTCTGCCGATACTGGTGGGAGGAACCGGGCTTTACGTCCGGACATTGCTTGAAGGCATTGCGCCAATTCCCGAAATACAGCCGCAAATCCGGCAGGAAATCAGGGAAATGGAAAGATTGGAAGCCTATCACTCACTCCAGCAGATGGATCCGCTTTCGGCCGAGCGGCTGCACGCGACCGACACAACCCGCATTCAGCGAGCACTGGAAGTGGTCCGCTCGACCGGCAAGCCGCTTGACCACTGGCACAAGCACAAGACAGGCGGGATTGGCGGCCGTATCACCCTGCATCCTCTGATACTGCTGCCGCCACGGGAATGGCTCTATGAACGCTGTGACCGGCGGTTTGATGAAATGATCGAACGCGGAGCCCGGGAAGAGGTGGAACAGCTTCTGGTCCGCGATATCCCTGCAAACCTGCCGGTCATGCGGGCAATCGGGGTTGCCGAAATCGCGGCCTGGATAGCAGGTGACATTGATCAGGCCGATGCAGTGGAGCAGGCGCAAACGGCCACCCGGCGCTATGCAAAGCGCCAGTATACCTGGTTCCGCAACCAGAGTCCGACGGAATGGGGTCGACTGGAGACGGTAGATAATATCAATAGTGATCATATATTTGATATTATATTACGCAATTAG
- a CDS encoding acetolactate synthase 3 large subunit, producing MAEKSGADILVETLLELGVDTVFGYPGGAVLPIYDALYEHPKIKHILVRHEQAATHAAEGYARSTGKPGVVLVTSGPGATNAVTGITDALMDSIPMVVITGQVATNLIGSDAFQEADTVGITRHCTKHNYLVKKPSDLAPVVQEAFHIATKGRPGPVVIDIPKNVQVAATEYSSNAARTNTRYQPQTEGDFKAINAAAEMIMAAKAPILYTGGGIINSGPKASETLRELAELLGCPVTSTLMGLGAYPASSEQWLGMLGMHGTFEANMAMNKADLVICLGARFDDRITGRLDAFSPDSKKIHVDIDRSSINKTVRVDLPVIGDVGRVMEQLIAVLKGRRYATPELGEWWARITGWRATNCLDYPETKTEIMPQEAIRKLWEATHKREPIITTEVGQHQMWAAQHFDFESPNKWLTSGGLGTMGYGLPAAIGAQLGNPDSLVIDIAGEASIQMNIQELGTATQYRLPVKIFVLNNEYMGMVRQWQELTYESRYSNSYSDSLPDFVKLAESYDWTGIRIENPADLESGIQKMIETDGPVLVDCRVAKLANCFPMIPSGAAHTEMLLTEADVRGTMDDQAKALV from the coding sequence GTGGCCGAAAAAAGCGGCGCCGATATATTGGTCGAAACCCTGCTGGAACTGGGTGTTGATACCGTTTTCGGCTATCCGGGCGGCGCGGTGCTTCCCATTTATGATGCGCTCTACGAGCATCCCAAGATCAAGCATATTCTGGTTCGTCATGAGCAGGCTGCGACCCATGCTGCAGAAGGCTATGCACGTTCCACCGGAAAGCCGGGGGTCGTTCTGGTCACCTCCGGACCGGGCGCGACCAATGCGGTGACCGGTATCACCGATGCCCTGATGGACAGCATCCCGATGGTCGTCATAACCGGCCAGGTCGCAACCAACCTGATCGGCAGTGATGCCTTTCAGGAGGCCGACACGGTCGGGATTACACGGCACTGCACGAAACATAATTATCTCGTGAAAAAGCCATCCGATCTGGCACCGGTTGTCCAGGAAGCCTTCCACATTGCCACCAAGGGCCGCCCGGGTCCGGTGGTCATCGATATTCCCAAGAATGTCCAGGTCGCAGCGACTGAATATAGCAGCAATGCGGCGCGGACCAATACGCGCTATCAGCCTCAGACCGAGGGTGACTTCAAGGCGATCAACGCGGCTGCCGAAATGATCATGGCTGCAAAAGCCCCGATCCTCTATACCGGCGGCGGCATCATCAACAGCGGACCGAAAGCCAGCGAAACATTGCGGGAACTGGCCGAATTGCTGGGATGTCCGGTTACATCGACGCTGATGGGCCTGGGCGCATATCCCGCTTCCTCCGAACAATGGCTGGGCATGCTCGGCATGCACGGGACATTCGAAGCCAATATGGCAATGAACAAAGCCGACCTTGTGATCTGCCTTGGCGCCCGTTTTGACGACAGGATCACCGGGCGGCTTGACGCTTTCTCGCCGGACAGCAAGAAAATACATGTCGATATCGACAGGTCATCGATCAACAAGACGGTTCGCGTCGACCTGCCGGTAATCGGTGATGTCGGCCGGGTGATGGAACAGTTGATAGCCGTGCTCAAGGGGCGCCGCTATGCCACTCCCGAGCTTGGCGAATGGTGGGCCCGGATCACCGGATGGCGGGCAACCAACTGTCTCGATTATCCCGAGACAAAGACAGAAATCATGCCACAGGAGGCGATCCGCAAATTGTGGGAGGCCACCCACAAGCGCGAACCGATCATCACCACCGAAGTCGGGCAGCATCAGATGTGGGCCGCCCAGCATTTCGATTTTGAATCGCCGAACAAATGGCTGACCAGCGGCGGCCTCGGCACCATGGGCTATGGATTACCCGCTGCGATAGGTGCACAATTGGGCAATCCTGATTCGCTGGTCATCGATATCGCCGGCGAAGCATCGATCCAGATGAATATCCAGGAACTCGGCACCGCAACCCAATACCGGCTGCCGGTGAAGATCTTTGTTCTCAACAACGAATATATGGGCATGGTCCGCCAGTGGCAGGAGCTGACCTATGAAAGCCGCTATTCAAACAGTTATAGCGATAGTTTGCCAGATTTTGTGAAGCTGGCTGAAAGCTATGACTGGACCGGCATCCGGATCGAGAATCCGGCCGATCTGGAATCCGGAATTCAGAAAATGATCGAGACCGACGGGCCGGTCTTGGTCGATTGCCGCGTGGCAAAACTTGCAAATTGTTTTCCGATGATCCCATCGGGCGCTGCCCATACCGAGATGCTTCTCACCGAAGCCGATGTCCGGGGCACGATGGACGACCAAGCAAAGGCCCTAGTCTGA
- the ilvN gene encoding acetolactate synthase small subunit, translating into MHIHEEAVERHVLAVLVDNEAGILARIAGMFTARGYNIDSLTVADISEDHAVSRITIATNGPPHVIEQIIAQLDRLVPVHSVRDLTESGPHVQRELALVKVAGKGEHRIEAMRLADIYRARVVDATTESFVFEITGAPEKIETFVGLMREVGLVEVGRTGVVAIGRGPETA; encoded by the coding sequence ATGCATATTCACGAAGAAGCCGTTGAACGCCACGTTCTTGCCGTTCTTGTTGACAACGAAGCGGGCATCCTGGCCCGGATCGCCGGTATGTTCACCGCGCGTGGCTATAATATCGACAGCCTGACCGTGGCCGATATCAGCGAAGACCATGCCGTCAGCCGGATCACCATCGCCACCAACGGGCCACCGCATGTGATCGAGCAGATCATTGCGCAACTCGATCGCCTGGTGCCGGTACACAGCGTCCGTGATCTCACCGAATCCGGTCCGCACGTCCAGCGCGAGCTGGCGCTGGTCAAGGTTGCCGGCAAGGGCGAACACCGCATCGAGGCTATGCGACTGGCGGATATTTATCGTGCGCGGGTTGTCGATGCGACAACCGAAAGCTTTGTTTTCGAGATCACCGGTGCTCCGGAAAAGATCGAGACTTTTGTCGGCCTGATGCGTGAAGTCGGCCTGGTTGAAGTTGGCCGAACCGGTGTCGTTGCCATCGGCCGGGGACCGGAAACGGCATGA
- the ilvC gene encoding ketol-acid reductoisomerase, protein MKVYYDADADLGLITGKKIAIVGYGSQGHAHAQNLRDSGVKEVAIALRAGSATAKKAEDAGFKVMTNQEAAAWADIVMILAPDEHQAAIYADDLHANMKEGAALAFAHGLNIHFGLIEAREDLDVIMIAPKGPGHTVRSEYQRGGGVPCLIAIDRDVSGNAHDVALAYASGVGGGRSGIIETNFREECETDLFGEQAVLCGGITHLIQAGFETLTEAGYAPEMAYFECLHETKLIVDLLYEGGIANMRYSISNTAEYGDITTGPRIITADTKAEMKRVLADIQSGRFVKDFVLDNRAGQPELKAARKQAAAHPIEETGAQLRAMMPWIGANKLVDKEKN, encoded by the coding sequence ATGAAAGTTTATTATGACGCCGACGCCGATCTCGGCCTGATCACCGGCAAGAAAATCGCAATTGTCGGTTACGGCAGCCAGGGCCATGCCCATGCCCAGAACCTGCGCGACAGCGGCGTCAAGGAAGTCGCCATCGCGCTGCGTGCCGGCTCTGCCACCGCAAAGAAGGCAGAAGATGCCGGCTTCAAGGTGATGACCAATCAGGAAGCGGCTGCATGGGCCGATATCGTCATGATCCTGGCGCCCGACGAGCATCAGGCGGCCATCTATGCCGATGACCTGCACGCCAACATGAAGGAGGGTGCCGCCCTCGCCTTCGCGCATGGCCTTAATATCCATTTCGGTCTGATCGAAGCGCGCGAAGATCTCGACGTGATCATGATTGCGCCAAAGGGCCCCGGCCACACGGTGCGCAGCGAATATCAGCGCGGCGGCGGCGTGCCCTGCCTGATCGCGATTGACCGCGACGTATCCGGCAATGCCCATGATGTTGCCCTTGCTTACGCTTCCGGCGTTGGTGGCGGCCGGTCCGGCATTATCGAAACCAATTTCCGCGAAGAATGTGAAACCGACCTGTTCGGCGAACAGGCCGTGCTTTGCGGTGGCATCACCCATTTGATCCAGGCGGGTTTCGAAACCCTGACCGAAGCGGGCTACGCACCGGAAATGGCCTATTTCGAATGTCTGCACGAAACCAAGCTGATCGTTGACCTGCTCTATGAAGGCGGCATAGCCAACATGCGCTATTCGATCTCCAACACCGCGGAATATGGCGATATCACGACCGGTCCACGGATCATCACCGCCGACACCAAGGCGGAAATGAAACGCGTGCTGGCCGACATCCAGTCCGGTCGTTTCGTGAAGGATTTTGTTCTCGACAACCGCGCCGGTCAGCCGGAACTGAAAGCGGCCCGCAAACAGGCCGCCGCCCATCCGATCGAGGAAACCGGCGCCCAGTTGCGCGCCATGATGCCATGGATCGGTGCCAACAAGCTGGTCGACAAAGAAAAGAACTAG
- the leuA gene encoding 2-isopropylmalate synthase — MHQNPSQKYRPFPQIDLPNRQWPSRTIDKAPRWLSTDLRDGNQALIDPMDAQKKQRFFDLLVKIGIKEIEVGFPSAGATDFDFISGLVKSGKIPDDVIVQVLTQSRRDLIETSFASLAGARAAIVHLYNAVSPAWRDVVFRLDKQGVKDIAREGATILREQAEKYPDTDWHFEYSPETFSTAELDFSLEVVEAVMEIIEPTADKPLILNLPATVEASTPNIYADQVEWMCNNISKRDHVVISLHTHNDRGSGIAASELGMMAGADRVEGCLFGNGERTGNVDLVTLGLNLYTQGVDPKIDFSNMDEIVKTVEFCNQLPVPARHPYAGELVFTAFSGSHQDAIKKGFAAQEQRNDEIWNVPYLPIDPRDLGRDYEAVIRVNSQSGKGGIAWILEQDHGLKLPKRLQANFSRTVQELADQTSRELSSEDIWDAFQKRYHIDGSGRYELVDYEERKTGTERIFVGKIKGPDGEISVSGRGNGLISSVVDAVSTALGINLEIKDYSEHALGSGKDAQAAAYVECKSDDGKEFYGVGINSDVARASVEALLSAVNRI; from the coding sequence ATGCACCAGAACCCGTCACAGAAATATCGCCCATTCCCGCAGATCGACTTGCCCAACCGGCAATGGCCCTCGCGCACGATAGACAAGGCTCCGCGCTGGCTGTCCACCGACCTCCGCGACGGCAACCAGGCGCTGATCGATCCGATGGATGCCCAGAAGAAGCAGCGGTTCTTCGATCTTCTGGTCAAGATCGGGATCAAGGAAATAGAAGTCGGATTTCCTTCCGCCGGTGCGACCGATTTCGACTTTATCAGCGGCCTCGTCAAATCGGGCAAGATACCTGACGACGTCATCGTGCAGGTATTGACCCAGTCGCGCCGTGACCTGATCGAAACCAGCTTTGCCAGCCTCGCGGGCGCGCGGGCCGCTATCGTTCATCTGTATAATGCCGTTTCCCCCGCCTGGCGCGATGTCGTGTTCCGGCTCGACAAGCAGGGCGTCAAGGATATCGCCCGGGAAGGCGCGACCATCTTGCGCGAACAGGCCGAGAAATATCCAGATACCGACTGGCATTTCGAATATTCGCCGGAAACTTTTTCCACCGCCGAACTGGATTTCAGTCTGGAGGTCGTCGAAGCGGTGATGGAAATCATCGAACCAACGGCCGACAAGCCGTTGATTTTAAACCTTCCCGCGACAGTCGAGGCCTCGACACCCAATATCTATGCCGACCAGGTCGAGTGGATGTGCAACAATATCAGCAAGCGCGACCATGTCGTGATCAGTCTGCACACGCATAATGATCGGGGGTCCGGCATCGCCGCATCCGAACTGGGCATGATGGCCGGCGCAGACCGGGTGGAGGGCTGCCTGTTCGGCAATGGCGAACGCACCGGTAATGTCGATCTGGTCACATTGGGCCTGAATCTCTACACCCAAGGCGTTGATCCCAAGATAGATTTTTCCAATATGGACGAAATCGTGAAGACGGTCGAATTTTGCAACCAGTTGCCCGTTCCGGCCCGCCACCCCTATGCTGGCGAACTGGTCTTCACGGCTTTCTCCGGATCGCACCAGGACGCGATCAAGAAAGGCTTTGCCGCCCAGGAGCAGCGCAACGACGAAATCTGGAACGTGCCCTATCTGCCAATCGATCCGCGCGATCTCGGACGCGACTATGAAGCGGTGATTCGGGTCAACAGCCAGTCCGGCAAGGGCGGCATCGCCTGGATCCTGGAACAGGACCACGGTCTGAAACTGCCCAAAAGGCTGCAGGCCAATTTCAGCCGCACTGTGCAGGAACTGGCGGACCAGACGAGCCGGGAACTGTCTTCCGAAGACATTTGGGATGCTTTCCAGAAGCGCTACCACATTGACGGCAGCGGCCGCTATGAACTGGTCGACTATGAAGAACGCAAGACCGGTACCGAGCGTATTTTTGTCGGCAAGATCAAGGGTCCCGATGGCGAAATATCGGTCAGCGGACGCGGCAATGGCCTGATTTCAAGTGTGGTTGATGCTGTTTCAACCGCTTTGGGAATCAATCTGGAAATCAAGGATTATTCCGAACATGCGCTGGGGTCCGGCAAGGATGCGCAGGCGGCAGCCTATGTCGAATGCAAGTCGGACGACGGCAAGGAATTTTACGGCGTCGGTATAAACAGCGATGTTGCGCGGGCGTCAGTCGAGGCTTTGCTCAGCGCCGTCAACCGGATTTAA
- a CDS encoding NAD(P)H-dependent flavin oxidoreductase codes for MTLPAIFDNLRLPLIGSPLFIVSGPELVIAQCKAGIVGSFPALNARPQSLLDEWLHQITEELAAWNRDNPDKPAAPFAVNQIVHKSNDRLDQDMATCAKWKVPIVITSLGAIEDLNTAVKGWGGITLHDIINNRFAHKAIEKGATGLIPVAAGAGGHAGTLSPFALMQEIREWFDGPVALSGSIGNGASILAAQAMGADLGYAGSAFIATKEANADQGYKEGIVEGQASDIVYSDLFTGVKGNYLRQSIENAGLDPDNLPEGDYKTMNFGSGGNTEKKAWKDIWGCGQGIGLINDVMSVQDMVEQFTREYRDARESLKERFNY; via the coding sequence ATGACTTTACCAGCCATTTTCGACAATCTTCGCCTGCCGCTTATCGGTTCTCCCTTGTTTATCGTATCCGGACCGGAACTGGTGATCGCGCAATGCAAGGCTGGTATCGTCGGCAGTTTTCCTGCACTCAACGCTCGCCCGCAATCGTTGCTCGACGAATGGCTGCATCAGATTACCGAAGAGCTGGCGGCATGGAACCGGGACAATCCGGACAAGCCGGCGGCCCCCTTTGCGGTCAACCAGATCGTTCACAAGTCCAACGACCGGCTTGATCAGGACATGGCAACCTGTGCCAAATGGAAAGTGCCGATCGTCATCACCTCGCTCGGCGCAATCGAGGACCTCAATACCGCGGTCAAAGGCTGGGGCGGTATCACGCTGCACGATATCATCAACAACCGCTTCGCCCACAAGGCGATCGAAAAAGGCGCGACAGGCCTGATTCCGGTGGCGGCCGGCGCAGGTGGCCATGCCGGCACACTTTCTCCCTTCGCCCTGATGCAGGAAATCCGCGAATGGTTTGACGGTCCCGTGGCGCTCTCCGGCTCGATCGGCAATGGCGCGTCCATTCTGGCAGCGCAGGCGATGGGCGCGGACCTCGGCTATGCCGGTTCCGCCTTCATCGCGACCAAGGAAGCCAATGCGGACCAGGGGTATAAGGAAGGTATCGTCGAGGGCCAAGCCAGCGACATCGTCTATTCCGACCTGTTTACCGGCGTGAAAGGCAATTATCTGCGCCAGTCGATCGAGAATGCGGGACTTGACCCCGACAACCTGCCCGAGGGCGATTACAAGACCATGAACTTCGGTTCCGGCGGCAATACCGAGAAAAAGGCCTGGAAAGACATCTGGGGCTGCGGCCAGGGTATCGGTCTGATCAATGACGTGATGAGCGTCCAGGACATGGTCGAACAGTTCACCCGCGAATATCGCGACGCGCGTGAAAGCCTGAAAGAGCGCTTCAACTATTAG
- a CDS encoding TIGR00341 family protein yields the protein MSARLVEIIVPDAGVAQAKALIAEHCSRFWQEPVPDGLEKFSCVVPSRSIERLLAALDENFSGSAGFSVLVLQVEAVLPEIPELQEIALPASGHRKPPTKLEAFFTRDRISTNELYDDIEPSLELRPNYLLTVILSALIAALGMRSGQTAVVIGAMIIAPLLGPTMAMAMAATVGDRLLGRRAMITLVTGILAALIFTFLLGLFIEIDPLVPELRNRTIVHPADIALALACGAAGVLAFSQGASLSLVGVMIAVALVPPIAAAGLFFGSGNVNLGISALFLLATNLVCINVSGIATFLVQGLPPRSWRLTSGIFVIWLLILVLFIGLVGGRIALGADGAIHGPSNGLESSSLG from the coding sequence ATGTCGGCAAGACTGGTTGAGATAATTGTTCCGGATGCCGGCGTGGCGCAGGCAAAAGCCCTTATTGCAGAGCACTGCAGCCGTTTCTGGCAGGAACCGGTGCCCGACGGTCTCGAGAAATTTTCCTGCGTCGTGCCCAGCCGTTCGATTGAACGGCTCCTCGCCGCACTGGATGAAAATTTTAGTGGGAGCGCAGGCTTTTCCGTTCTTGTCCTTCAGGTTGAGGCGGTTCTGCCGGAAATTCCGGAGTTGCAGGAAATTGCGCTGCCCGCTTCCGGCCACCGGAAACCGCCGACAAAATTGGAAGCTTTTTTTACCCGCGACCGGATCAGCACCAACGAATTATATGACGATATCGAACCCAGTCTCGAATTGCGCCCCAATTATCTGCTGACAGTGATCCTCTCGGCGCTCATAGCAGCTCTGGGTATGCGGAGCGGCCAGACCGCGGTGGTGATCGGTGCGATGATCATTGCGCCCCTGCTCGGTCCGACCATGGCTATGGCCATGGCAGCAACCGTGGGGGACAGGCTGCTCGGTCGCAGAGCAATGATTACCCTTGTCACCGGGATATTGGCGGCCCTGATTTTTACCTTTTTGCTGGGCCTGTTTATCGAGATCGATCCGCTGGTCCCGGAGCTCAGGAACCGGACGATCGTCCATCCGGCCGATATAGCCCTGGCGCTGGCTTGCGGCGCCGCGGGCGTTCTGGCGTTCAGTCAGGGTGCCTCGCTCTCTTTGGTGGGTGTGATGATCGCAGTGGCCTTGGTCCCGCCCATTGCCGCCGCAGGGCTGTTCTTCGGAAGTGGCAATGTGAATCTGGGGATTAGCGCCCTGTTTCTGCTGGCCACTAACCTTGTATGTATAAATGTCTCGGGGATCGCTACCTTTCTGGTGCAGGGGCTTCCCCCGAGAAGCTGGCGGCTGACCAGCGGCATATTCGTTATATGGCTGCTGATCCTCGTCCTGTTCATCGGACTGGTGGGCGGGCGCATTGCCCTGGGTGCTGACGGAGCAATCCATGGGCCGAGCAACGGATTAGAGTCGTCCAGCTTGGGCTGA